The following are from one region of the Geotrypetes seraphini chromosome 12, aGeoSer1.1, whole genome shotgun sequence genome:
- the LOC117346318 gene encoding carbohydrate sulfotransferase 6-like: MNRKYSIYIQYLICVTLVLVIWLSGFQVYQVPNQRSKTKPTKTQVLILTSWRSGSSFVGQLFNQNPDVFYLMEPAWHVWARLPQEPPKLLHLPIRDLIRSIFLCDASAFPPYISKSKYISDIFMWHESRALCSPPACPNSSLTEFYNRLECYITCGKVPLDKMEEACRAKSHVVVKTVRFFDLEVLYPLLKDPSLNLKIIHLVRDPRAILSSRQTFPSLYRDDNTISKAQNSKSNISVVMEEICKAQVHIYKQASNNPQPFLKNRYFMVRFEDLVRNPVDHIRELYDYAGLTMNPKLESWIYNITHDLIPNEKGFFPYSEDSMKIVQKWREQLHFSKVKEVQELCQQEMDVFGYRLIESEREQKNMTLDLLLAIPDKFELIH, translated from the coding sequence ATGAATAGAAAGTACAGCATTTACATCCAATACCTCATCTGTGTGACTTTGGTCCTTGTAATATGGCTTTCTGGCTTCCAAGTATATCAGGTTCCTAACCAAAGGTCCAAAACTAAACCAACTAAAACCCAAGTCCTCATCCTTACTTCTTGGAGATCAGGGTCTTCTTTTGTGGGTCAGCTCTTCAATCAGAATCCTGATGTGTTCTATCTGATGGAGCCCGCATGGCATGTATGGGCCCGGTTACCTCAGGAACCACCAAAGCTTCTGCATTTGCCCATCCGGGACTTGATCAGATCCATCTTCCTGTGCGACGCATCTGCTTTTCCACCCTATATATCCAAAAGCAAGTATATATCAGATATTTTCATGTGGCATGAGAGTCGTGCTCTCTGTTCCCCTCCTGCTTGCCCAAACTCCTCCCTCACAGAGTTCTACAACAGATTAGAGTGTTACATAACATGTGGAAAAGTTCCGCTTGATAAAATGGAGGAGGCCTGCAGGGCTAAAAGTCACGTGGTGGTGAAGACTGTTCGGTTCTTTGACTTGGAGGTTCTCTACCCACTCCTGAAAGACCCCTCACTGAACCTCAAGATAATTCATCTGGTAAGGGATCCTCGGGCTATCCTCTCCTCACGGCAGACATTCCCTTCCCTGTACCGTGACGACAATACAATCAGTAAAGCTCAGAATTCCAAATCCAACATCAGTGTGGTGATGGAAGAAATCTGCAAGGCCCAAGTACACATTTATAAACAGGCCTCAAATAATCCTCAACCCTTCTTGAAGAACCGGTATTTCATGGTGCGCTTTGAAGACCTTGTGAGGAACCCAGTAGATCATATCAGAGAGTTGTATGATTATGCAGGGCTCACAATGAACCCCAAGCTCGAATCCTGGATTTACAATATCACCCACGATCTCATTCCTAatgagaaaggcttcttcccttACAGTGAGGACTCCATGAAGATTGTCCAAAAGTGGAGGGAGCAGCTACACTTCTCAAAAGTAAAGGAAGTGCAGGAACTCTGTCAACAAGAGATGGATGTGTTTGGTTATCGGCTCATTGAGTCTGAGAGGGAACAAAAGAACATGACATTAGACTTGCTACTAGCCATACCAGATAAATTTGAGTTGATCCACTGA